Proteins found in one Bacillus subtilis subsp. subtilis str. 168 genomic segment:
- the bglP gene encoding phosphotransferase system (PTS) beta-glucoside-specific enzyme IIBCA component (Evidence 1a: Function from experimental evidences in the studied strain; PubMedId: 15849754, 16850406, 17074746, 8626332; Product type t: transporter) — MDYDKLSKDILQLVGGEENVQRVIHCMTRLRFNLHDNAKADRSQLEQLPGVMGTNISGEQFQIIIGNDVPKVYQAIVRHSNLSDEKSAGSSSQKKNVLSAVFDVISGVFTPILPAIAGAGMIKGLVALAVTFGWMAEKSQVHVILTAVGDGAFYFLPLLLAMSAARKFGSNPYVAAAIAAAILHPDLTALLGAGKPISFIGLPVTAATYSSTVIPILLSIWIASYVEKWIDRFTHASLKLIVVPTFTLLIVVPLTLITVGPLGAILGEYLSSGVNYLFDHAGLVAMILLAGTFSLIIMTGMHYAFVPIMINNIAQNGHDYLLPAMFLANMGQAGASFAVFLRSRNKKFKSLALTTSITALMGITEPAMYGVNMRLKKPFAAALIGGAAGGAFYGMTGVASYIVGGNAGLPSIPVFIGPTFIYAMIGLVIAFAAGTAAAYLLGFEDVPSDGSQQPAVHEGSREIIHSPIKGEVKALSEVKDGVFSAGVMGKGFAIEPEEGEVVSPVRGSVTTIFKTKHAIGITSDQGAEILIHIGLDTVKLEGQWFTAHIKEGDKVAPGDPLVSFDLEQIKAAGYDVITPVIVTNTDQYSFSPVKEIGKVQPKEALLALS, encoded by the coding sequence ATGGATTATGATAAATTATCGAAGGACATATTACAACTCGTAGGCGGTGAAGAAAACGTTCAGCGCGTGATCCACTGCATGACGAGGCTGCGTTTTAATCTTCATGACAACGCGAAGGCGGATCGCAGTCAGCTGGAGCAGCTGCCTGGAGTGATGGGCACCAATATCAGCGGCGAGCAGTTTCAAATCATTATCGGAAACGATGTGCCGAAGGTGTATCAGGCGATTGTGCGGCACAGCAATCTCAGTGATGAAAAGAGCGCTGGTTCATCCTCTCAGAAAAAGAATGTGCTGAGTGCGGTCTTTGATGTGATTTCTGGGGTGTTTACCCCTATTCTGCCTGCGATTGCGGGAGCGGGGATGATCAAAGGACTTGTGGCGCTGGCAGTCACGTTTGGCTGGATGGCGGAGAAGAGCCAGGTTCATGTCATTTTGACGGCTGTCGGTGACGGTGCGTTCTACTTCCTGCCGCTCCTGCTAGCGATGAGTGCGGCGAGAAAATTCGGAAGCAATCCGTACGTAGCGGCTGCCATTGCGGCGGCGATCCTGCATCCGGATTTGACAGCCCTGCTCGGTGCGGGGAAACCGATTTCCTTTATCGGGCTTCCTGTAACCGCTGCCACTTATTCGTCAACGGTCATCCCGATTTTGCTGTCGATTTGGATTGCTTCATACGTGGAAAAATGGATTGACCGTTTTACACACGCATCTCTCAAATTGATTGTGGTTCCGACATTCACGCTATTGATTGTCGTGCCGCTGACATTGATTACAGTCGGTCCGCTTGGCGCTATTTTAGGAGAATACTTGTCTTCTGGGGTCAATTATTTGTTTGATCATGCAGGGCTTGTGGCAATGATTTTGCTGGCGGGTACATTCTCTTTAATCATTATGACGGGCATGCACTATGCCTTTGTGCCGATCATGATCAACAACATCGCTCAAAACGGCCACGATTATTTACTGCCGGCTATGTTTTTGGCGAATATGGGGCAGGCGGGAGCATCATTTGCCGTCTTCCTTCGCTCTAGAAACAAAAAATTTAAATCACTCGCGCTTACCACAAGCATCACGGCGCTGATGGGGATCACAGAACCTGCGATGTACGGCGTGAATATGCGATTGAAAAAGCCGTTTGCGGCCGCTTTGATTGGCGGTGCAGCCGGTGGCGCGTTTTACGGCATGACGGGTGTTGCTTCCTATATCGTCGGGGGGAATGCAGGTCTGCCGAGCATCCCTGTCTTTATCGGCCCAACGTTTATTTACGCGATGATCGGCCTTGTGATTGCGTTTGCGGCGGGAACAGCAGCTGCGTATTTGCTTGGATTCGAGGATGTGCCTTCTGACGGCAGCCAGCAGCCGGCAGTGCATGAAGGCAGCAGAGAGATCATTCACAGCCCGATTAAGGGAGAAGTGAAAGCCTTAAGTGAAGTCAAAGACGGAGTGTTTTCTGCTGGGGTCATGGGAAAAGGATTTGCCATTGAGCCTGAAGAAGGAGAAGTTGTTTCGCCTGTTCGTGGAAGCGTTACCACCATTTTTAAAACAAAACACGCAATTGGCATTACGAGTGATCAGGGAGCTGAAATACTCATACACATTGGATTGGACACGGTAAAGCTGGAGGGACAATGGTTCACGGCTCACATCAAAGAAGGCGACAAGGTCGCACCGGGAGATCCGCTCGTGTCCTTTGATCTGGAGCAAATCAAAGCCGCGGGATATGACGTCATTACCCCGGTGATTGTGACCAACACAGACCAATATTCGTTTTCGCCGGTGAAAGAGATCGGTAAAGTGCAGCCAAAAGAAGCGCTGCTTGCTTTATCTTGA
- the yxxE gene encoding hypothetical protein (Evidence 4: Unknown function but conserved in other organisms), with translation MLLINKQKDPVFQFLAGTFHQDIETPDDAIQELLIEESKEYLEDAIVFLTDFIESEHSDNKKNDYIQSCADGVYLPAFNLEPIDWLKNVIVQIKKSLKKFKR, from the coding sequence ATGTTATTGATCAATAAACAGAAGGACCCTGTTTTTCAGTTTTTAGCTGGAACATTCCATCAAGATATTGAAACTCCTGATGACGCTATACAAGAGTTATTAATAGAGGAAAGTAAGGAATATTTGGAGGATGCTATTGTCTTTTTAACGGATTTTATTGAAAGTGAGCATTCAGACAATAAGAAAAACGATTACATTCAATCTTGCGCAGATGGCGTGTATCTTCCTGCGTTTAATTTAGAACCAATAGATTGGCTAAAGAATGTAATAGTACAGATAAAGAAGTCTTTAAAAAAATTTAAACGGTAA
- the rtbE gene encoding antitoxin factor of the RttD-RttE toxin-antitoxin system (Evidence 1a: Function from experimental evidences in the studied strain; PubMedId: 22200572; Product type f: factor) produces MSYNFIKSNKENDFYPVNQSEIEEVEKNLNLKLPSELVNFYLEVGYGFIKGSEFNTNRILDPYSVRDFRLRINDFEFYPDIEIYDEFENDKLIFFEGSESALMSIELNDNNKNPIYYYDIQIATSLTEFLRKIEENDQYYLDLLDDE; encoded by the coding sequence ATGAGTTATAATTTTATAAAATCAAACAAAGAAAATGATTTTTATCCAGTGAATCAAAGTGAGATTGAAGAGGTTGAAAAAAATTTAAACTTAAAATTACCTAGTGAATTAGTGAATTTTTATTTAGAAGTTGGCTATGGGTTTATTAAAGGATCAGAGTTTAATACTAATCGCATTTTGGATCCATATTCTGTAAGAGACTTTCGATTGAGGATAAATGACTTTGAATTTTATCCTGACATAGAAATATATGATGAGTTTGAGAATGATAAATTAATATTTTTTGAAGGTAGTGAATCGGCATTAATGTCAATTGAATTAAATGATAATAATAAAAATCCGATTTACTATTATGATATTCAAATTGCAACTTCTCTTACCGAGTTCTTAAGAAAAATAGAAGAGAATGATCAGTATTATCTTGATTTATTAGATGATGAATGA
- the rtbD gene encoding ribonuclease toxin of the RtbD-RtbE toxin-antitoxin system (Evidence 1a: Function from experimental evidences in the studied strain; PubMedId: 22200572; Product type e: enzyme), protein MKTLDVHALHEGIQHTIEKLDKQKQQLEKLEKSVEHLAGMKDALKGKGGDAIRTFYEECHKPFLLFFGIFIDEYKKVLKQTQHAISSVESNSHGMIAEAFLSHDARHGVKHAREVTEQLTDAVNRQTSAIDHIVSLPTVNDSFFRMETEQAERLISDTLNKLFQFDGQQTQALEAAKSDFQTMKKYIDQLETMYTGPKIEITGYKSGSILKSQEEENINQIFGAINPQMKQADDSPMEMMLKKLAENEKSKVDSVVKTGDSKKVSKNIIVINGKVYNTSEHREHIKTDFSNAEVKQVVYNDTLYNVYISGNDMKLEPVVSLSDIKVDENGYVKILETAVELTGVYDLFKAATGRDPVSGEKVTGKDRVVASINSVPFAKIAKLEKLIDINKLINNGKKAKKASEVKNVAKDKGKIANDVSGSANKINSDLIKKYARDIEQRTGRELPKNQIDKLKEALRNKEYKKMSPIETAKHRTKFDKVKNKVIKEWEENTGQKWPVYKENVVSEKTGKIIRKKGDKYDAHHIIENTFGGEHEWWNMHPAKFPNEHQAGIHGTGSPANELFKGGKKK, encoded by the coding sequence TTGAAAACATTAGATGTCCACGCTCTTCACGAGGGCATTCAGCATACGATTGAGAAACTGGACAAGCAAAAACAACAGCTGGAGAAGCTGGAAAAAAGCGTTGAGCATCTGGCAGGCATGAAGGATGCGCTGAAAGGAAAAGGCGGAGATGCCATCCGGACCTTTTACGAGGAGTGCCACAAGCCTTTTCTCCTTTTCTTTGGCATATTTATCGACGAATACAAAAAAGTGCTGAAACAAACACAGCATGCGATTTCCTCTGTAGAATCTAACTCCCACGGCATGATCGCAGAGGCTTTTCTCTCACACGATGCGAGACATGGGGTCAAGCATGCACGAGAAGTGACAGAGCAGCTCACTGACGCAGTCAATCGCCAGACATCAGCCATAGATCACATCGTCAGCCTGCCGACAGTCAATGATTCCTTTTTTCGGATGGAAACAGAACAGGCTGAGCGGCTGATTTCAGACACCCTGAATAAGCTCTTTCAATTTGACGGCCAGCAAACCCAAGCACTAGAAGCCGCAAAATCAGATTTTCAAACGATGAAAAAATACATTGATCAGCTCGAAACCATGTACACCGGCCCGAAAATTGAAATCACAGGCTACAAAAGCGGCTCCATCCTGAAATCACAGGAAGAAGAAAACATCAACCAAATCTTCGGCGCGATTAACCCGCAAATGAAGCAGGCGGATGATTCACCGATGGAGATGATGCTGAAGAAATTAGCCGAGAATGAAAAGTCTAAAGTGGATTCAGTTGTCAAAACGGGTGATTCTAAAAAGGTAAGTAAAAATATCATCGTTATCAATGGTAAAGTGTATAATACGAGTGAACATAGAGAACATATAAAAACTGATTTCTCAAATGCAGAGGTTAAGCAAGTCGTTTATAATGATACACTTTACAATGTATACATATCTGGTAATGACATGAAGCTTGAACCTGTCGTCTCGCTTTCGGACATTAAAGTGGATGAGAATGGATATGTGAAAATTTTAGAGACGGCTGTAGAACTTACCGGCGTGTATGATCTATTTAAAGCAGCCACGGGCAGAGATCCGGTATCAGGCGAAAAAGTCACAGGGAAAGACCGTGTTGTTGCCTCCATAAACTCAGTACCATTTGCCAAAATAGCTAAGTTAGAAAAGTTAATAGATATTAATAAACTTATTAATAATGGGAAAAAGGCTAAGAAGGCTTCGGAAGTTAAAAACGTTGCTAAGGATAAAGGGAAAATTGCGAATGATGTAAGTGGATCTGCTAATAAAATTAATTCTGATTTAATAAAAAAGTATGCTAGAGATATAGAACAACGCACAGGTAGAGAATTACCTAAAAATCAAATAGATAAATTAAAGGAAGCATTAAGAAATAAAGAATATAAAAAAATGTCACCAATAGAGACTGCAAAACACAGGACTAAATTTGATAAAGTAAAAAATAAAGTTATAAAAGAATGGGAAGAAAACACTGGACAAAAATGGCCTGTTTATAAGGAAAATGTTGTATCTGAAAAAACAGGTAAAATTATTAGAAAAAAAGGGGATAAGTATGATGCTCACCATATAATTGAAAATACTTTTGGCGGAGAACATGAATGGTGGAATATGCATCCAGCAAAATTTCCTAACGAGCATCAAGCTGGGATTCATGGTACAGGCTCACCAGCAAATGAATTATTTAAAGGAGGCAAAAAAAAATGA
- the yxiC gene encoding hypothetical protein (Evidence 4: Unknown function but conserved in other organisms), protein MAQEIKMVYDTVKQGLSQLKNSAELKSSLPGHLSGRNHLNVVKSIEQLNKDIKELTEAYASVLAKHIAQTESAVNAMKETDENISSSMK, encoded by the coding sequence ATGGCACAGGAAATTAAAATGGTGTATGACACAGTGAAGCAAGGGCTTTCTCAGCTCAAGAATTCAGCTGAACTCAAGTCCTCATTGCCCGGTCATCTCTCAGGCAGAAACCATTTGAATGTTGTGAAGTCCATCGAGCAATTAAATAAGGACATCAAAGAGCTCACTGAAGCATATGCGTCTGTTCTGGCCAAGCATATCGCACAAACGGAAAGCGCGGTAAACGCCATGAAGGAAACGGACGAAAACATATCATCTTCCATGAAATAA
- the yxiB gene encoding hypothetical protein (Evidence 4: Unknown function but conserved in other organisms) yields MHSEMLLHSVKADLHEKQEQIHQLKRVLHEIRQIKHDFSEAQHLIHRPHLNREAWRGTHAERFEDIREGMNKAYQQIKSDQVSGIIESIEGKIHSLEGDVYSIRRQITRIEHEIEKEKHKK; encoded by the coding sequence ATGCATAGTGAAATGTTGTTACATTCGGTAAAAGCCGACTTACATGAAAAGCAGGAACAGATCCATCAATTAAAACGAGTGCTGCACGAAATTAGGCAAATCAAACACGATTTCTCTGAGGCCCAGCATCTCATTCACCGGCCTCATCTTAACCGGGAGGCATGGAGAGGAACACATGCTGAGCGGTTTGAAGATATTCGTGAAGGAATGAACAAAGCATATCAGCAAATCAAAAGCGATCAAGTCAGCGGAATCATCGAAAGCATAGAAGGAAAAATCCACTCATTAGAGGGCGATGTGTATTCTATAAGACGCCAAATCACGAGGATAGAGCATGAAATAGAGAAGGAAAAACATAAAAAGTGA
- the abnB gene encoding arabinan endo-1,5-alpha-L-arabinosidase ([Ca(2+)-dependent] (Evidence 1a: Function from experimental evidences in the studied strain; PubMedId: 14973026, 18408032, 18607095, 20883454; Product type e: enzyme) produces MFNRLFRVCFLAALIMAFTLPNSVYAQKPIFKEVSVHDPSIIETNGTFYVFGSHLASAKSNDLMQWQQLTTSVSNDNPLIPNVYEELKETFEWAQSDTLWAADVTQLADGKYYMYYNACRGDSPRSAMGVAVADNIEGPYKNKGIFLKSGMEGTSSDGTPYDATKHPNVVDPHTFFDKDGKLWMVYGSYSGGIFILEMNPKTGFPLPGQGYGKKLLGGNHSRIEGPYVLYNPDTQYYYLYLSYGGLDATGGYNIRVARSKKPDGPYYDAEGNPMLDVRGKGGTFFDDRSIEPYGVKLMGSYTFETENEKGTGYVSPGHNSAYYDEKTGRSYLIFHTRFPGRGEEHEVRVHQLFMNKDGWPVAAPYRYAGETLKEVKQKDITGTYKLIQHGKDISADIKQTINIQLNKNHTISGEMTGTWRKTGKNTADITLAGKKYNGVFLRQWDSVREKNVMTFSVLNTSGEAVWGSK; encoded by the coding sequence ATGTTCAACCGATTGTTCCGTGTATGTTTTCTTGCAGCTCTTATCATGGCCTTCACCCTCCCAAACTCCGTCTATGCACAAAAACCTATATTTAAAGAAGTCAGCGTCCATGACCCTTCCATCATTGAAACAAACGGCACTTTTTATGTTTTTGGATCTCATCTCGCTTCAGCTAAATCGAATGACCTCATGCAATGGCAGCAGCTGACCACCAGCGTAAGCAATGACAACCCACTTATCCCGAATGTCTATGAAGAATTAAAAGAAACCTTCGAATGGGCGCAATCCGATACTCTTTGGGCGGCTGACGTCACGCAGCTGGCGGACGGCAAATACTACATGTACTACAACGCCTGCCGCGGCGATTCGCCAAGATCCGCCATGGGTGTTGCCGTTGCTGACAACATCGAAGGCCCATACAAAAACAAAGGCATCTTTTTGAAATCAGGAATGGAAGGCACAAGCAGCGATGGAACACCGTATGATGCAACCAAACATCCGAATGTCGTCGACCCGCATACCTTCTTTGATAAAGACGGCAAGCTGTGGATGGTGTACGGATCATACTCAGGCGGCATTTTCATACTTGAAATGAATCCGAAAACGGGCTTCCCGCTTCCTGGACAGGGATATGGGAAAAAACTGCTCGGCGGCAACCACAGCAGAATCGAAGGCCCGTATGTTCTCTACAATCCAGACACCCAATACTACTACTTATACCTATCATATGGCGGTCTCGATGCAACAGGCGGCTACAACATCCGTGTGGCCCGCTCCAAGAAACCGGACGGCCCTTACTATGATGCAGAAGGCAATCCAATGCTCGACGTCCGCGGCAAGGGAGGCACATTCTTCGACGACCGTTCCATCGAACCATACGGCGTCAAACTCATGGGCAGCTACACTTTTGAAACAGAAAATGAAAAAGGCACCGGGTACGTCTCACCAGGCCACAACTCCGCATACTATGATGAAAAAACCGGGCGTTCCTATTTAATCTTCCACACCCGCTTCCCGGGCAGGGGTGAAGAACACGAAGTCAGAGTCCACCAATTGTTCATGAACAAAGACGGCTGGCCGGTAGCAGCACCATATCGTTATGCGGGCGAAACATTGAAAGAAGTAAAACAAAAAGACATCACAGGAACATACAAACTTATCCAGCACGGAAAAGACATCTCAGCCGACATCAAACAAACCATCAACATCCAGCTCAACAAAAACCACACCATTTCCGGGGAAATGACCGGAACATGGAGGAAAACCGGAAAAAACACCGCCGACATCACGTTAGCAGGCAAGAAGTATAACGGGGTATTTTTACGCCAGTGGGATTCGGTGAGAGAGAAGAACGTCATGACGTTTAGTGTGCTGAATACCAGCGGTGAGGCTGTATGGGGATCTAAATAA
- the yxzL gene encoding hypothetical protein (Evidence 4: Unknown function but conserved in other organisms), translated as MAVSQLMQNLTKQLLHVRERKTDVMQEGETAKELNYEGEDMQATSSAQNRQTSV; from the coding sequence ATGGCTGTATCACAGTTGATGCAAAACCTGACAAAGCAGTTATTACATGTACGCGAAAGAAAAACAGACGTGATGCAAGAAGGAGAAACAGCAAAAGAGTTGAACTATGAAGGAGAGGATATGCAAGCAACAAGTTCTGCGCAAAACAGACAGACATCAGTCTGA
- the hutP gene encoding transcriptional antiterminator (Evidence 1a: Function from experimental evidences in the studied strain; PubMedId: 15758992, 16192572, 16427271, 17395359, 18445631, 23748184, 24650662; Product type r: regulator) → MTLHKERRIGRLSVLLLLNEAEESTQVEELERDGWKVCLGKVGSMDAHKVVAAIETASKKSGVIQSEGYRESHALYHATMEALHGVTRGEMLLGSLLRTVGLRFAVLRGNPYESEAEGDWIAVSLYGTIGAPIKGLEHETFGVGINHI, encoded by the coding sequence ATGACACTGCATAAAGAGCGTCGGATCGGCCGGCTGTCTGTTCTCCTGCTGCTGAATGAGGCGGAAGAAAGTACGCAGGTTGAGGAGCTGGAGCGAGACGGATGGAAGGTCTGTCTTGGCAAGGTAGGATCAATGGACGCACATAAAGTAGTAGCCGCAATTGAAACCGCTTCCAAAAAGAGCGGTGTCATTCAATCTGAGGGTTATCGGGAGTCACATGCGCTTTATCATGCGACGATGGAGGCTTTGCATGGCGTGACCAGAGGTGAAATGCTGCTGGGATCGCTGCTTCGGACGGTGGGATTGAGGTTTGCCGTTTTGAGGGGAAATCCTTATGAAAGTGAAGCGGAAGGCGATTGGATCGCTGTCTCGCTTTACGGAACAATCGGGGCGCCGATTAAAGGTCTTGAGCATGAAACATTCGGCGTTGGAATTAATCACATATGA
- the hutH gene encoding histidine ammonia-lyase (histidase) (Evidence 2a: Function from experimental evidences in other organisms; PubMedId: 9535092, 10220322, 17395359; Product type e: enzyme), which yields MVTLDGSSLTTADVARVLFDFEEAAASEESMERVKKSRAAVERIVRDEKTIYGINTGFGKFSDVLIQKEDSAALQLNLILSHACGVGDPFPECVSRAMLLLRANALLKGFSGVRAELIEQLLAFLNKRVHPVIPQQGSLGASGDLAPLSHLALALIGQGEVFFEGERMPAMTGLKKAGIQPVTLTSKEGLALINGTQAMTAMGVVAYIEAEKLAYQTERIASLTIEGLQGIIDAFDEDIHLARGYQEQIDVAERIRFYLSDSGLTTSQGELRVQDAYSLRCIPQVHGATWQTLGYVKEKLEIEMNAATDNPLIFNDGDKVISGGNFHGQPIAFAMDFLKIAISELANIAERRIERLVNPQLNDLPPFLSPHPGLQSGAMIMQYAAASLVSENKTLAHPASVDSIPSSANQEDHVSMGTIAARHAYQVIANTRRVIAIEAICALQAVEYRGIEHAASYTKQLFQEMRKVVPSIQQDRVFSYDIERLTDWLKKESLIPDHQNKELRGMNI from the coding sequence ATGGTGACTTTAGACGGTTCTTCATTGACAACAGCCGACGTCGCTCGTGTGCTGTTTGATTTTGAGGAGGCAGCGGCTTCTGAGGAAAGTATGGAGCGCGTGAAAAAAAGCAGAGCAGCAGTGGAACGGATTGTACGCGACGAAAAGACAATCTACGGCATCAACACCGGATTTGGCAAATTCAGCGATGTCCTGATTCAGAAAGAAGACTCGGCGGCGCTGCAGCTGAATTTAATCCTTTCTCATGCCTGCGGAGTCGGCGACCCTTTTCCTGAGTGTGTTTCCAGGGCAATGCTGCTTTTGCGCGCCAATGCGCTGTTAAAAGGCTTTTCCGGTGTACGCGCTGAGCTGATCGAGCAGTTGCTTGCTTTTTTAAATAAACGCGTCCATCCTGTCATCCCTCAGCAAGGATCACTTGGCGCAAGCGGAGATCTGGCGCCGCTTTCCCACTTGGCGCTTGCGCTGATCGGACAAGGAGAAGTCTTTTTTGAGGGGGAAAGAATGCCGGCAATGACAGGCTTGAAAAAAGCAGGTATTCAACCGGTAACGCTGACATCCAAGGAAGGGCTTGCCTTGATTAACGGGACTCAGGCCATGACTGCAATGGGGGTGGTCGCCTACATCGAAGCTGAGAAACTAGCCTATCAAACAGAACGAATTGCCAGCTTAACGATTGAGGGGTTGCAGGGAATTATCGATGCATTTGACGAGGATATTCACTTAGCCCGCGGCTATCAGGAGCAGATCGATGTCGCAGAACGAATTCGCTTTTATCTATCTGACAGCGGCCTGACAACCTCCCAGGGAGAACTGCGGGTACAGGATGCCTATTCATTGCGCTGTATTCCGCAAGTACACGGTGCGACTTGGCAGACACTAGGATATGTCAAAGAAAAATTAGAGATTGAAATGAACGCAGCTACAGACAATCCACTCATTTTCAATGACGGTGACAAAGTGATTTCCGGCGGAAACTTTCACGGACAGCCAATCGCCTTTGCCATGGATTTTCTGAAAATCGCAATATCAGAGCTTGCGAATATCGCAGAGCGTAGGATCGAACGACTTGTGAATCCGCAGCTGAATGACCTGCCGCCGTTCCTGAGCCCTCATCCCGGTCTGCAATCCGGTGCAATGATCATGCAGTACGCCGCGGCCTCACTCGTTTCTGAAAATAAAACACTGGCCCATCCTGCAAGTGTGGATTCCATTCCGTCATCCGCCAACCAAGAGGACCATGTCAGCATGGGAACCATCGCCGCTCGGCATGCTTATCAGGTGATCGCAAATACAAGGAGAGTCATTGCGATCGAAGCCATTTGCGCATTGCAGGCTGTTGAATACAGAGGCATAGAACATGCAGCGTCCTATACGAAACAGCTTTTTCAAGAAATGAGAAAAGTCGTGCCGTCCATTCAGCAGGACCGTGTTTTTTCCTATGACATTGAACGCTTGACTGACTGGCTGAAGAAAGAATCTTTAATACCTGATCATCAGAATAAAGAACTAAGGGGGATGAACATATGA